A region from the Melioribacter roseus P3M-2 genome encodes:
- a CDS encoding replication-associated recombination protein A has translation MKNKREIPRIPLPERIRPQSLDEFIGQEHLVGKNKPIRVMIENKIPGSLILWGPPGTGKTTLAVILAEATNSEFFQLNAVSSGVKDLRQVIEKAKENFLYNRNTLLFIDEIHRYNKSQQDALLSSVEKGEITLIGATTENPSFEIIPPLRSRLRIFVLNELSKEDLIKILNRAVEKDEFLSSLKIKIENPDYLIIASGGDARMMLNILEAAVLHEIDNEEIVITKSLIENVLQKKNIIYDKSGEEHYNLISAFIKSIRGSDPDAAVYWLARMLEGGEDPLFIARRMVILAAEDIGNAMPNALILAEAAFEACHKIGMPEARIILSQCATYLASAPKSNAAYLAIQEAQRDVKNLPLYPVPFHLRNAPTKLMKNLGYGKEYKYPHDYPAHFIEENYLPEEMKGKQYYRPTENGLEKNLKERLSSIWKKLKKY, from the coding sequence ATGAAAAATAAAAGGGAGATACCGAGGATACCGCTGCCTGAAAGAATACGTCCCCAAAGTCTGGATGAATTTATCGGTCAGGAACATCTAGTCGGAAAGAATAAACCGATTAGAGTAATGATTGAAAATAAGATTCCGGGGTCGTTGATTTTGTGGGGACCGCCGGGCACGGGCAAAACGACCCTGGCGGTAATACTGGCGGAAGCTACGAATTCGGAATTCTTCCAGCTCAATGCCGTATCTTCGGGAGTCAAAGATTTGCGTCAGGTAATCGAAAAGGCAAAAGAGAATTTTCTCTATAATAGAAACACCTTGTTGTTTATTGACGAAATACACAGGTACAACAAATCCCAGCAGGACGCTCTGCTTTCATCGGTGGAAAAAGGCGAGATTACTTTGATCGGCGCAACCACCGAAAATCCCTCCTTTGAAATTATACCGCCTTTGAGGTCGCGATTGAGAATCTTCGTGCTCAACGAGTTGAGTAAAGAAGATTTGATTAAAATTCTCAACAGAGCGGTCGAGAAAGATGAATTCCTGTCGTCGCTAAAAATTAAGATTGAAAATCCCGACTACTTGATAATTGCATCCGGCGGCGACGCCCGTATGATGCTTAATATTTTGGAAGCTGCCGTATTACACGAGATCGACAATGAAGAAATTGTGATTACAAAATCTCTTATAGAAAATGTTCTACAAAAGAAAAACATCATATACGATAAATCTGGCGAGGAACATTACAATTTAATATCGGCATTTATAAAAAGCATACGAGGCTCGGACCCCGACGCTGCGGTCTACTGGCTGGCGCGTATGCTCGAGGGCGGGGAAGACCCGCTTTTTATTGCCAGAAGGATGGTTATTCTTGCAGCCGAGGATATCGGCAACGCCATGCCGAATGCATTGATATTGGCGGAAGCCGCATTCGAAGCCTGCCATAAAATTGGAATGCCCGAAGCTAGAATTATTCTGTCGCAATGCGCTACTTATTTGGCCTCGGCTCCTAAAAGCAACGCCGCATATTTGGCGATTCAGGAAGCTCAAAGAGATGTAAAAAATCTTCCTCTCTACCCCGTACCTTTCCATTTGAGGAACGCCCCGACGAAATTGATGAAAAATCTCGGTTACGGAAAAGAATATAAATATCCGCATGACTACCCGGCTCATTTCATCGAAGAAAATTATCTGCCCGAGGAGATGAAAGGAAAGCAGTATTATCGTCCCACGGAAAACGGTTTGGAAAAAAACTTGAAAGAGAGATTAAGTTCGATCTGGAAAAAACTAAAAAAATATTAG
- a CDS encoding Gfo/Idh/MocA family protein gives MATPKNINLKVPLPRKLKWGVAGCGYFLENVFLPSLQLVKRSRLISVYSHDPKRAHEIASKFGAPNFYDDYRAFLNSGIDAVYISSKNNDHYYQVIEAAKAGKHVFCERPIALNSAQAEEMVRICKENNVQFAINHIHRFHPLIIKVKELIDKNILGKLVAINASYHIDMPPADNFRFKKELSGGGVLRDTGAIVVDLMRYFGGEVSEVKGFMDNVIYKSEVDDFAAAIIKFINGGYGLFNVSYDTKKPFIRLDIIGFNGSINIESKIDKRNFITKITIDLKGEAKMVFRKKFNKIAFVIRSVQKSFLQNKIPVVSGEDGLNNIRLIEKIEG, from the coding sequence ATGGCAACGCCGAAAAATATTAATCTGAAAGTGCCTTTACCCCGCAAGCTGAAATGGGGCGTCGCAGGATGCGGATATTTTCTGGAAAATGTTTTTCTGCCCTCGCTCCAATTAGTTAAACGAAGCCGACTAATATCGGTATACAGTCATGACCCTAAACGCGCTCACGAGATTGCCTCCAAATTCGGAGCTCCGAATTTTTATGACGATTATCGGGCATTCTTAAATTCCGGTATCGACGCGGTCTATATATCGAGTAAGAATAACGACCATTATTATCAGGTAATCGAAGCCGCAAAAGCGGGCAAACATGTTTTTTGTGAAAGGCCGATTGCTCTTAATTCAGCGCAAGCCGAAGAGATGGTAAGAATTTGTAAAGAAAATAACGTTCAATTTGCAATAAATCACATACATCGTTTCCATCCGCTGATAATAAAAGTAAAGGAGCTAATAGACAAAAATATATTGGGTAAGCTGGTTGCCATCAATGCTTCGTATCATATCGATATGCCGCCCGCGGATAATTTCAGATTTAAAAAAGAATTGAGCGGAGGAGGCGTATTGAGAGACACCGGGGCTATTGTAGTCGATTTAATGCGTTATTTCGGCGGCGAAGTATCCGAAGTAAAAGGATTTATGGATAACGTTATTTACAAGAGCGAAGTAGACGATTTTGCCGCTGCCATTATTAAATTTATCAATGGCGGTTACGGTTTGTTTAATGTTTCTTACGATACAAAGAAACCCTTTATCCGGCTCGATATCATAGGATTCAACGGTTCAATTAATATCGAAAGTAAAATAGACAAGCGAAATTTTATAACTAAAATTACAATCGACCTGAAAGGCGAGGCTAAAATGGTGTTCAGAAAAAAATTCAACAAAATAGCTTTTGTTATCAGGTCGGTCCAAAAATCATTTTTACAAAATAAAATTCCGGTAGTTAGCGGCGAAGACGGTTTGAATAATATTCGTTTGATTGAAAAGATTGAAGGCTGA
- a CDS encoding D-alanine--D-alanine ligase family protein, translated as MQNSEINVALLVGGVSSERKVSKATGKSIYSALKNLNYNVTVIDPAYGLSQPEDVELFFGADDIFPLSARNYIDIINSALFDDVDVAFLALHGKWGEDGRIQSLLEMRNLKYTGSGVLSSSLAMNKFMTKIMFQHYDVKTPRWFIVSRDGNDTDLIKKKIEKFFGFPCVIKPNDEGSTVGISICREPDSLAVAVERAFEYSENVLIEEFIPGREITVGILENRALPALEIIPRSGFYDYESKYTSGKSDYIVPAEIPENVARHIQSQALLAYNSVGCRQYARIDFRMTGDFKSYCLEVNTLPGMTSTSLFPKMANAVGISFEELIDRIVKSALK; from the coding sequence ATGCAAAATTCTGAAATTAATGTAGCTCTCCTGGTCGGCGGCGTGTCGTCCGAAAGAAAAGTTTCTAAAGCAACCGGAAAATCGATCTATTCCGCGCTGAAGAATCTCAATTATAATGTAACGGTAATCGATCCGGCATACGGTTTGTCGCAGCCTGAAGATGTGGAATTGTTTTTCGGAGCGGATGACATCTTCCCTTTATCCGCGCGGAATTATATAGATATCATAAATTCCGCCTTGTTTGACGATGTCGATGTGGCATTTCTGGCTTTGCATGGCAAATGGGGTGAAGACGGTCGAATTCAATCCTTGCTCGAAATGCGAAATCTCAAATACACTGGCTCCGGTGTTTTGTCAAGCTCGCTGGCAATGAATAAGTTCATGACTAAAATTATGTTTCAACATTACGACGTAAAAACTCCTCGATGGTTTATCGTATCACGCGACGGTAACGACACGGATTTAATTAAAAAGAAAATCGAAAAGTTTTTCGGATTCCCGTGCGTAATAAAACCTAACGACGAGGGCTCAACAGTCGGGATCTCAATATGCCGCGAGCCCGATTCTCTCGCAGTAGCTGTCGAGCGCGCTTTCGAGTATTCGGAGAACGTTTTAATCGAAGAATTTATACCGGGCAGGGAAATCACCGTCGGCATCCTCGAAAACAGGGCGCTGCCGGCGCTCGAAATTATTCCTCGTTCAGGATTTTATGATTACGAATCGAAATATACTTCAGGAAAAAGCGACTATATCGTTCCGGCTGAAATTCCCGAAAATGTAGCGCGGCACATACAGTCGCAAGCTCTACTTGCGTATAACTCGGTCGGATGCAGACAATACGCAAGAATCGATTTCAGAATGACCGGGGATTTTAAGTCCTACTGCCTTGAGGTCAATACATTGCCGGGCATGACTTCCACAAGTTTGTTTCCCAAAATGGCAAATGCCGTAGGAATTTCATTCGAAGAATTAATCGACAGAATCGTTAAGTCGGCATTAAAATGA
- a CDS encoding FtsB family cell division protein, whose amino-acid sequence MNKYKSKLINFLVFFLFLSAFFYLLFNENGIVKYMKLRGEINELDNKIRNAEKTLYDLQKEIDSLKYSLRTIEKVAREKYHMYKPYEQEILIEEDEK is encoded by the coding sequence ATGAACAAGTATAAAAGTAAGCTTATAAATTTCCTTGTTTTTTTCCTTTTTCTGTCGGCTTTTTTTTATTTGTTGTTCAATGAAAACGGAATAGTAAAATATATGAAATTAAGAGGCGAGATTAACGAGCTGGACAATAAAATCCGTAATGCCGAAAAAACTTTGTACGATTTGCAGAAAGAAATAGATTCATTAAAGTACAGCCTCCGAACGATTGAAAAAGTAGCCCGCGAAAAATATCATATGTATAAACCTTACGAACAGGAAATATTAATAGAAGAAGATGAAAAATAA
- a CDS encoding EutN/CcmL family microcompartment protein codes for MFLAEVIGNVVSTVKNQYLKGHKLLLVHEISPEGNKIGKKDILALDLVDSGIGDKVLVVREGDAVQQILGHSNAPVNTMIVAVVDNIDIAEETIT; via the coding sequence ATGTTTCTTGCAGAAGTTATTGGCAATGTTGTTTCTACTGTTAAAAATCAATATCTTAAAGGCCACAAGTTACTCCTCGTCCATGAAATAAGTCCTGAAGGCAACAAAATCGGGAAGAAAGATATTTTAGCGCTCGATTTAGTCGATTCGGGTATTGGCGACAAAGTTTTGGTAGTCAGAGAAGGCGACGCGGTTCAACAGATACTGGGTCATAGCAACGCCCCTGTAAATACTATGATTGTCGCAGTTGTCGACAATATTGATATCGCGGAGGAAACAATTACATAA
- the dprA gene encoding DNA-processing protein DprA — translation MISRRKQLHKDRLQDEKFNNLVSLKTLLSVDGIGPYKIFMLLNKFKSFRNILSAEKSELMRIDGISNKIAERIINAPKRIDSYESKVASELNLMHKLNGKVVTYWDEEYPELLRNIYYPPLILYIAGNFDSSDKYGVAIVGTRKPTNYGIQQAEKFASELVKKGIIIISGLARGIDSYAHRAAINSGGRTIAVIGSGVDVIYPPENARLFKQITEQGAIVSEFEPGTKPDAQNFPRRNRIISGLSLGVLIIETRQNGGAMQTAAYALDQNREIFALPGNVNSPQSEGPNLLIQKGEAKLVITADDVLDELGSKLGPEKKIGKKNEHVSLSLFEEKIIEALGNEALHIDIIADKAAMNTSECLVHLLSLEFKGLVKQLPGKIFMSV, via the coding sequence TTGATATCGCGGAGGAAACAATTACATAAAGATAGATTGCAAGACGAAAAATTCAATAATTTAGTTTCCTTAAAAACCCTCCTTTCAGTTGATGGTATTGGTCCCTATAAAATCTTCATGCTTCTTAATAAATTCAAATCGTTCCGGAATATCTTATCCGCAGAGAAATCCGAACTTATGCGCATAGACGGAATATCAAATAAAATAGCGGAAAGAATAATAAATGCGCCTAAAAGAATCGATTCATATGAGTCAAAAGTAGCCTCCGAGTTGAATTTAATGCATAAATTAAACGGCAAAGTTGTTACATATTGGGACGAAGAGTATCCGGAATTATTACGCAATATTTATTATCCGCCGTTGATCTTATATATAGCCGGTAATTTTGATAGCAGCGACAAATACGGAGTGGCGATAGTGGGCACCCGCAAACCGACAAATTACGGAATTCAACAGGCAGAAAAATTCGCTTCGGAGTTGGTAAAAAAAGGGATAATCATAATTAGCGGACTTGCACGGGGAATCGACTCGTATGCCCATCGCGCAGCGATTAACAGCGGCGGCAGAACAATTGCAGTAATAGGCAGCGGAGTCGACGTTATTTATCCGCCGGAAAACGCCCGGTTGTTCAAACAGATAACAGAACAAGGAGCGATAGTTTCCGAGTTCGAGCCCGGCACAAAGCCGGACGCACAAAACTTCCCGAGGCGCAATCGGATAATTTCCGGATTGAGCCTTGGCGTTTTAATTATTGAGACACGGCAAAACGGGGGCGCAATGCAGACCGCCGCCTACGCGCTCGATCAGAACCGTGAAATCTTCGCTCTGCCCGGTAATGTAAATTCTCCCCAGTCCGAAGGACCTAACCTTCTCATTCAAAAAGGAGAAGCAAAATTAGTAATAACAGCCGACGATGTATTGGACGAATTAGGCAGTAAACTGGGACCTGAAAAAAAGATCGGTAAAAAAAACGAACATGTATCCCTCTCCTTATTTGAAGAAAAAATAATTGAAGCGCTGGGCAACGAAGCTTTACACATAGATATCATAGCGGATAAAGCTGCTATGAACACATCCGAGTGCCTGGTTCATCTTTTGTCGCTGGAATTCAAAGGATTGGTCAAACAATTGCCGGGCAAAATATTCATGAGCGTCTAA